In Salvelinus namaycush isolate Seneca chromosome 17, SaNama_1.0, whole genome shotgun sequence, one genomic interval encodes:
- the LOC120061961 gene encoding LOW QUALITY PROTEIN: phosphatidylinositol 3,4,5-trisphosphate 5-phosphatase 2B-like (The sequence of the model RefSeq protein was modified relative to this genomic sequence to represent the inferred CDS: substituted 1 base at 1 genomic stop codon) codes for MAMAAWYHRDITRVHAEDLLARAGRDGSFLVRDSESVPGAYALCLLFQRHVHTYRILPDVDGLLAVQTSQGVQVNYFRTLGDLVLGYQHPHKGLVTPLLYPVGRDMEPGDESSGDDEKPGLVWSPSPFPVSVSIAPPAGLPVTPSPHLLFLHRLQELNTSSMAGEVVGLLSEYLRSELPLDVEGLRRGATGLRHLHQTLGTACQGLNSEIDLIMSSLETLAKVFDHPICPLTSAKPQNMGRGPDMELDSLLCKISVLVSLLSSLEKRVLKALQDAVTNHNLAVQPAPPPEPALAPKNHSRPLPVHSFQIKMVRYGRQTVSLDVDTGVLLFDRKAGSFGVETVSHERILQLVKFQSSPAKLRMVVDSHHNNPRELMFESARKREAFCQLLQLMKTRHSRLSEPDVISVFVGSWNMGGSPPPRSLQSWVTCCGLGRTPDESTALLPHDIYALGTQENSQGEKEWTEHVKATLHSYTHIEYKQVAVQSLWNMRLAVFVKPEHESRISHVNTASVKTGLGNTLGNKGAVGVSFLFNSTSFGFVNCHLTSGSEKVVRRNQNFADILRLLSLGDRQLSAFDVSLRFTHLFWCGDLNYRLDLDVQDILKHVSKREFDELMCADQLTQERHKRKAFLNFKEEKIVFPPTYRYERGSRDSYLWQKYKTSGVRVNVPSWCDRILWKSYSETHITCNSYGCTDDMFTSDHSPVFATFHIGVTSKFKTEPSLSMERAWIELEGIEAIVKTAGKAKFFIEFHSSCLDEIRRSIENDSQSCDVPCFLKLGWSSKQLPKLLPIVSDMEYLQDQHLLLCVKSCDGFESYGECCVALRSLIGAAEQFETFLTHRGEEMGSIRGQVRVHVPKDRRRTREKIYEWFCFEKDEKGLVRGHLSPQSTQAPISRSSPPPPKPAPSSYTNPAYFIFEGVSVLRRVEEATPPRRDLQVVWAGDSALQLPKLSGGRGYDRKSARRSDFTEIEIPGILPHYSSSNDHHPPQANSSYQLFPAKNPSPIPPAANPTTTSHYHEQPIQPQPSKNNVVQDAILPPKYLRNMYTDHSAVIRETPRREQPRVHQQERASPVRSSKPTSLYPYVSTHVPHVQASAPWVAEQPVEPLGDHSLTALQIAKSLSEVDFFPVDLRAPSTPGQRPAQRNDLAMSTERGYCWEKEVGDXTQYVLRGAPETVRELLSTLGLQNYTLGLSLNGWDDLDYFSGITEEDLRAAGVSNPSHRRRILKNLPRIWDSL; via the exons ACTTCTCAGGGGGTGCAGGTGAACTATTTCCGTACACTGGGGGACCTGGTGTTGGGGTACCAACACCCCCATAAGGGTCTGGTCACCCCTCTGCTGTACCCTGTGGGGAGGGACATGGAGCCTGGGGATGAGAGCTCAGGTGATGATGAGAAGCCAGGGCTGGTGTGGAGTCCCAGCCCATTCCCAGTCTCGGTCAGTATAGCTCCCCCCGCTGGACTCCCAGTGACCCCGTCcccacacctcctcttcctccacaggCTACAGGAGCTCAACACATCCAG CATGGCAGGTGAGGTGGTTGGGCTGCTCAGTGAGTATCTGCGCAGTGAGCTGCCTCTGGATGTCGAGGGTCTACGTAGAGGAGCAACAGGCCTACGCCATCTACACCAAACCCTGGGCACCGCATGCCAGGGGCTCAACAG TGAGATTGACCTGATCATGTCCAGTTTGGAGACGCTGGCCAAAGTGTTTGACCATCCCATCTGCCCTTTAACCTCCGCCAAGCCACAG AACATGGGTAGAGGTCCAGACATGGAGTTGGACAGCCTGCTGTGTAAGATCTCTGTCCTGGTCAGCCTGCTCTCCTCCCTGGAGAAGAGG GTGCTGAAAGCTCTTCAAGATGCTGTGACCAATCACAACCTGGCTGTGCAGCCTGCCCCTCCACCTGAGCCCGCTCTTGCTC CCAAGAACCATTCCAGGCCCTTACCTGTCCACTCCTTTCAG attAAGATGGTGCGTTACGGCAGACAGACAGTGTCATTGGATGTGGACACAGGAGTGCTGCTGTTTGACAGGAAGGCCGGGTCATTTGGAGTGGAGACGGTCTCACATGAACGGA TTCTGCAGCTAGTCAAGTTCCAGAGCAGCCCAGCCAAGCTGCGCATGGTCGTGGACAGTCATCACAACAACCCACGGGAGCTCATGTTTGAGAGTGCAAGG aAACGGGAGGCGTTCTGCCAGCTGCTACAGCTGATGAAGACCAGGCACTCCCGTCTGAGTGAACCTGACGTCATTTCTGTGTTTGTGGGCAGCTGGAACATGG GTGGCTCCCCTCCCCCTCGCAGTCTGCAGTCCTGGGTGACGTGTTGTGGTCTGGGTCGAACCCCAGATGAGTCCACAGCTCTGCTGCCTCATGACATCTACGCCCTGGGTACCCAGGAGAACTCTCAGGGGGAGAAGGAGTGGACCGAGCACGTCAAGGCTACCCTACACAGCTACACTCACATAGAGTACAAACAG GTGGCAGTACAGTCCCTGTGGAACATGAGGCTGGCAGTGTTTGTGAAGCCAGAGCACGAGAGTCGCATCAGCCATGTGAACACAGCCAGTGTGAAGACTGGCCTGGGGAACACACTGG GAAATAAGGGTGCTGTTGGGGTCTCCTTCCTCTTCAACAGTACCTCTTTTGGGTTTGTTAACTGCCATCTGACCTCTGGCAGTGAGAAAGTAGTCAG GAGGAACCAGAACTTTGCCGACATCCTCAGGCTGTTGTCCCTGGGTGACCGGCAGCTCAGTGCCTTTGACGTGAGCCTGCGCTTCACACATCTCTTCTGGTGTGGAGACCTCAACTACAGACTGGACCTGGATGTACAG GACATTCTTAAACATGTGTCCAAGCGGGAGTTTGATGAGCTCATGTGTGCTGATCAGCTAACACAAGAACGACACAAGAGAAAGGCCTTTCTCAATTTCA AGGAAGAGAAGATTGTGTTTCCGCCCACCTATCGGTACGAGAGGGGGTCCAGGGACAGCTACCTGTGGCAGAAGTACAAGACCTCTGGC GTGCGTGTCAATGTGCCGTCATGGTGTGACCGGATTCTGTGGAAGTCCTACTCAGAGACACATATCACCTGCAACTCCTATG gtTGTACAGATGACATGTTCACCAGTGACCACTCGCCTGTTTTCGCCACGTTCCATATAGGGGTGACATCAAAGTTCAAAACAG AGCCAAGCTTGAGCATGGAGAGGGCCTGGATAGAGTTGGAGGGCATCGAGGCTATTGTGAAGACAGCCGGCAAAGCCAAGTTCTTCATTGAGTTTCACTCATCCTGCCTTGACG AGATCCGCCGTTCCATAGAGAATGACTCACAGAGCTGTGACGTGCCTTGCTTCCTGAAACTGGGCTGGTCTTCCAAGCAGCTGCCCAAG CTTCTCCCGATCGTCTCTGACATGGAGTACCTTCAGGATCAGCACCTCCTGCTGTGCGTCAAGTCATGTGATGGGTTTGAGTCATACG GTGAGTGCTGTGTGGCGCTGCGCTCCCTCATCGGCGCGGCGGAGCAGTTTGAGACGTTTCTGACCCACCGGGGCGAGGAGATGGGCTCCATACGTGGGCAGGTCAGGGTCCACGTGCCCAAGGACCGGCGAAGAACACGTGAGAAGATCTACG AGTGGTTCTGCTTCGAGAAGGACGAGAAGGGTCTGGTGAGGGGACACTTGTCTCCTCAGTCCACTCAGGCACCTATCAGCCG ATCCTCACCCCCTCCACCCAAGCCAGCCCCTAGCAGTTACACAAACCCCGCTTACTTCATATTTGAAGGTGTGTCTGTCCTGCGCAGGGTGGAGGAGGCTACACCCCCTCGTAGGGACCTCCAAGTGGTCTGGGCCGGCGACTCAGCGCTGCAGCTCCCAAAGCTCTCTGGGGGGCGTGGCTATGACAGGAAGTCCGCTCGCAGGTCGGACTTCACTGAAATCGAGATTCCAGGCATCCTGCCCCACTACTCCTCCTCCAATGACCATCATCCTCCCCAGGCCAACTCCTCCTATCAGCTCTTCCCAGCAAAAAACCCATCGCCAATCCCCCCTGCCGCAaaccccaccaccacctctcACTATCATGAACAGCCCATACAACCACAACCAAGCAAAAACAATGTTGTCCAGGACGCCATCCTGCCTCCCAAGTACCTGAGGAACATGTACACGGACCACTCCGCTGTCATCAGAGAGACCCCCAGGAGAGAACAGCCTAGGGTGCACCAACAGGAACGAGCCAGCCCTGTAAGGAGCAGCAAACCCACCTCCCTCTACCCCTATGTGTCCACCCACGTGCCCCACGTCCAGGCCTCAGCCCCCTGGGTGGCGGAGCAGCCAGTTGAACCCCTAGGGGACCACTCCCTCACAGCCCTGCAGATTGCCAAGTCACTAAGTGAGGTGGACTTCTTCCCTGTGGACCTCAGGGCTCCATCCACACCAGGCCAGAGACCGGCCCAGAGGAATGACCTGGCCATGTCTACCGAGAGAGGCTACTGCTGGGAGAAAGAGGTGGGTGACTAGACACAATAT GTCCTCCGTGGGGCTCCAGAGACTGTGCGGGAGCTACTCAGCACCCTGGGTCTGCAGAATTACACCCTGGGACTCAGCCTCAATGGCTGGGACGACCTGGACTACTTCAG TGGCATCACAGAGGAGGACCTGCGTGCAGCCGGAGTGTCAAACCCCTCGCATCGCCGGAGGATCCTGAAGAACCTACCCAGGATCTGGGATTCACTATAG